The following are from one region of the Dreissena polymorpha isolate Duluth1 chromosome 2, UMN_Dpol_1.0, whole genome shotgun sequence genome:
- the LOC127868028 gene encoding uncharacterized protein LOC127868028 isoform X2, producing MSRHMAIVVCFAIVLMSYRHVTGQAHDVAKLDKRLTSIKSFVDREIIDIRFQISELKMTVEQMVVDQRNASAGSNIGGPFPDYGQGMAGVNQKQITDLKNKLNAHENRLNRLFSTVNEIHEVKNSSKRTAKADIEKKCDDRFNALQKKFEETAAAMMKGYNELKSHVNVKVSLFDQIHNLSQSVISEQNKLSTRIDQTDANIIRLDGEVNKLEVNEMVEKKERNEIIKNLKDELLQLNAGVKTKFDDRVNALQNRFEESTTANLAVYKDLESQISVQLKDLSKSLITEQNKLSVRINQSDANIVRLKDGLNTLDDFSRAIEGLKRRTDKCCIDCGDPTPEHGTVNTTVTKYGTVVKISCNHGYVLSGENIVKCNADSVWSDSATCNPYDCGSAAPENGVASAPNGTTYQKQAIVQCNAGYRLNGSSVIECNATGWNDSVSCVIQRDCKDWYTSGFRDTGIYTIYPNPGVIFQVRCDMETDGGGWTVIQRRVSASDFYKSWAEYKAGFGDEQNFWLGNEKIFALTGSGDYRLRVDLTRVGGETRFASYKQFAVSGENDLYRLTIADYSGTAGDSLSDSNNKAFSAKDRDYDLYSINCAKLLRSAWWFNACGYADLNGSYGGDRNVEGLVSGLIWYHWLGMDESLASSEMKIRRR from the exons ATGTCGCGACATATGGCCATTGTTGTCTGCTTCGCGATCGTCCTGATGTCGTACCGTCACGTGACCGGACAGGCGCATGACGTGGCAAAGCTGGACAAAAGATTGACGTCCATCAAGAGTTTTGTTGATCGTGAAATCATCGACATCCGGTTTCAGATCTCCGAACTGAAAATGACTGTCGAGCAGATGGTGGTCGATCAGAGGAACGCTAGCGCTGGGTCCAATATTGGCGGACCGTTCCCTGACTATG GTCAAGGAATGGCAGGTGTTAATCAAAAGCAGATTACAGATCTCAAAAATAAATTGAATGCACATGAAAACCGACTGAATCGATTATTCAGTACAGTTAATGAGATTCATGAGGTAAAAAACTCATCTAAAAGAACAGCTAAAGCCgacattgaaaaaaaatgcgaCGACAGATTCAACGCGCTCCAAAAGAAGTTTGAAGAAACCGCAGCGGCTATGATGAAAGGTTACAATGAACTAAAATCGCACGTGAACGTCAAAGTCTCTTTGTTCGATCAAATACATAACCTTTCCCAGTCCGTAATCTCCGAACAAAACAAACTGAGTACGAGGATTGACCAGACAGATGCGAACATCATTAGACTGGATGGTGAAGTGAATAAGCTCGAAGTCAACGAAATGGTCgagaaaaaagaaagaaacgaAATCATCAagaacttaaaagatgaacttctCCAGTTGAACGCAGGCGTTAAAACGAAATTCGACGACAGAGTCAACGCTCTTCAAAACAGGTTTGAAGAATCCACAACGGCGAATTTGGCAGTTTATAAAGATCTGGAATCGCAAATTTCCGTTCAATTGAAAGATCTTTCCAAGTCGTTGATCACCGAACAAAACAAACTGAGTGTGAGGATAAACCAATCAGATGCGAACATCGTAAGACTGAAAGATGGATTGAACACGCTGGATGACTTTTCAAGAGCGATCGAAGGGCTGAAAAGAAGGACTGACAAGTGCTGTATAG ATTGTGGTGACCCAACACCAGAACATGGTACAGTAAACACCACAGTAACAAAGTATGGAACTGTTGTTAAAATATCATGCAACCACGGTTACGTATTGAGCGGAGAGAACATCGTCAAATGCAACGCTGACTCTGTCTGGTCTGACTCAGCCACGTGTAACCCATATG ACTGTGGAAGTGCTGCCCCAGAAAATGGTGTGGCCTCAGCCCCCAATGGCACTACCTACCAGAAGCAGGCTATTGTGCAGTGTAACGCAGGCTACAGACTAAACGGCTCGTCAGTGATAGAGTGCAATGCAACGGGCTGGAATGACTCTGTCTCATGTGTTATACAAC GTGACTGTAAGGACTGGTACACTTCGGGGTTCCGTGATACCGGGATTTATACCATCTATCCGAACCCGGGCGTTATATTTCAG GTCAGGTGTGACATGGAGACAGATGGTGGAGGGTGGACGGTAATACAGAGACGGGTGTCCGCAAGCGACTTCTACAAATCTTGGGCCGAATACAAGGCCGGGTTCGGCGATGAACAGAATTTCTGGCTCGGTAATGAGAAAATCTTTGCACTGACAGGCTCTGGGGATTACAGACTACGAGTTGATTTAACAAGAGTAGGAGGGGAAACCAGGTTTGCGTCATACAAACAGTTTGCAGTTTCAGGGGAGAATGATTTGTACAGGTTGACGATTGCAGATTATAGTGGAACTGCGGGAGACAGTCTGTCGGATTCAAACAACAAGGCGTTCAGTGCTAAAGATCGTGATTATGATTTGTATTCTATTAACTGCGCTAAGTTGTTGCGCAGCGCCTGGTGGTTCAACGCATGCGGGTATGCAGATTTAAATGGGTCTTATGGTGGAGACAGAAATGTAGAAGGACTTGTATCGGGACTTATTTGGTATCATTGGCTTGGCATGGATGAGTCGTTAGCAAGTTCGGAAATGAAAATACGGAGAAGATAA
- the LOC127868028 gene encoding fibrinogen alpha-2 chain-like isoform X1, translating into MSRHMAIVVCFAIVLMSYRHVTGQAHDVAKLDKRLTSIKSFVDREIIDIRFQISELKMTVEQMVVDQRNASAGSNIGGPFPDYGQGMAGVNQKQITDLKNKLNAHENRLNRLFSTVNEIHEVKNSSKRTAKADIEKKCDDRFNALQKKFEETAAAMMKGYNELKSHVNVKVSLFDQIHNLSQSVISEQNKLSTRIDQTDANIIRLDGEVNKLEVNEMVEKKERNEIIKNLKDELLQLNAGVKTKFDDRVNALQNRFEESTTANLAVYKDLESQISVQLKDLSKSLITEQNKLSVRINQSDANIVRLKDGLNTLDDFSRAIEGLKRRTDKCCIDCGDPTPEHGTVNTTVTKYGTVVKISCNHGYVLSGENIVKCNADSVWSDSATCNPYDCGDPTPDHGTVNTTVTTYGTVVKVSCNHGYVLSGENIVKCNADSVWSHSATCNPYDCGSAAPENGVASAPNGTTYQKQAIVQCNAGYRLNGSSVIECNATGWNDSVSCVIQRDCKDWYTSGFRDTGIYTIYPNPGVIFQVRCDMETDGGGWTVIQRRVSASDFYKSWAEYKAGFGDEQNFWLGNEKIFALTGSGDYRLRVDLTRVGGETRFASYKQFAVSGENDLYRLTIADYSGTAGDSLSDSNNKAFSAKDRDYDLYSINCAKLLRSAWWFNACGYADLNGSYGGDRNVEGLVSGLIWYHWLGMDESLASSEMKIRRR; encoded by the exons ATGTCGCGACATATGGCCATTGTTGTCTGCTTCGCGATCGTCCTGATGTCGTACCGTCACGTGACCGGACAGGCGCATGACGTGGCAAAGCTGGACAAAAGATTGACGTCCATCAAGAGTTTTGTTGATCGTGAAATCATCGACATCCGGTTTCAGATCTCCGAACTGAAAATGACTGTCGAGCAGATGGTGGTCGATCAGAGGAACGCTAGCGCTGGGTCCAATATTGGCGGACCGTTCCCTGACTATG GTCAAGGAATGGCAGGTGTTAATCAAAAGCAGATTACAGATCTCAAAAATAAATTGAATGCACATGAAAACCGACTGAATCGATTATTCAGTACAGTTAATGAGATTCATGAGGTAAAAAACTCATCTAAAAGAACAGCTAAAGCCgacattgaaaaaaaatgcgaCGACAGATTCAACGCGCTCCAAAAGAAGTTTGAAGAAACCGCAGCGGCTATGATGAAAGGTTACAATGAACTAAAATCGCACGTGAACGTCAAAGTCTCTTTGTTCGATCAAATACATAACCTTTCCCAGTCCGTAATCTCCGAACAAAACAAACTGAGTACGAGGATTGACCAGACAGATGCGAACATCATTAGACTGGATGGTGAAGTGAATAAGCTCGAAGTCAACGAAATGGTCgagaaaaaagaaagaaacgaAATCATCAagaacttaaaagatgaacttctCCAGTTGAACGCAGGCGTTAAAACGAAATTCGACGACAGAGTCAACGCTCTTCAAAACAGGTTTGAAGAATCCACAACGGCGAATTTGGCAGTTTATAAAGATCTGGAATCGCAAATTTCCGTTCAATTGAAAGATCTTTCCAAGTCGTTGATCACCGAACAAAACAAACTGAGTGTGAGGATAAACCAATCAGATGCGAACATCGTAAGACTGAAAGATGGATTGAACACGCTGGATGACTTTTCAAGAGCGATCGAAGGGCTGAAAAGAAGGACTGACAAGTGCTGTATAG ATTGTGGTGACCCAACACCAGAACATGGTACAGTAAACACCACAGTAACAAAGTATGGAACTGTTGTTAAAATATCATGCAACCACGGTTACGTATTGAGCGGAGAGAACATCGTCAAATGCAACGCTGACTCTGTCTGGTCTGACTCAGCCACGTGTAACCCATATG ATTGTGGTGACCCAACACCAGACCATGGTACAGTAAACACCACAGTAACAACGTATGGAACTGTTGTTAAAGTATCCTGCAATCACGGTTACGTATTGAGCGGAGAGAACATCGTCAAATGCAACGCTGACTCTGTCTGGTCTCACTCAGCCACGTGTAACCCATATG ACTGTGGAAGTGCTGCCCCAGAAAATGGTGTGGCCTCAGCCCCCAATGGCACTACCTACCAGAAGCAGGCTATTGTGCAGTGTAACGCAGGCTACAGACTAAACGGCTCGTCAGTGATAGAGTGCAATGCAACGGGCTGGAATGACTCTGTCTCATGTGTTATACAAC GTGACTGTAAGGACTGGTACACTTCGGGGTTCCGTGATACCGGGATTTATACCATCTATCCGAACCCGGGCGTTATATTTCAG GTCAGGTGTGACATGGAGACAGATGGTGGAGGGTGGACGGTAATACAGAGACGGGTGTCCGCAAGCGACTTCTACAAATCTTGGGCCGAATACAAGGCCGGGTTCGGCGATGAACAGAATTTCTGGCTCGGTAATGAGAAAATCTTTGCACTGACAGGCTCTGGGGATTACAGACTACGAGTTGATTTAACAAGAGTAGGAGGGGAAACCAGGTTTGCGTCATACAAACAGTTTGCAGTTTCAGGGGAGAATGATTTGTACAGGTTGACGATTGCAGATTATAGTGGAACTGCGGGAGACAGTCTGTCGGATTCAAACAACAAGGCGTTCAGTGCTAAAGATCGTGATTATGATTTGTATTCTATTAACTGCGCTAAGTTGTTGCGCAGCGCCTGGTGGTTCAACGCATGCGGGTATGCAGATTTAAATGGGTCTTATGGTGGAGACAGAAATGTAGAAGGACTTGTATCGGGACTTATTTGGTATCATTGGCTTGGCATGGATGAGTCGTTAGCAAGTTCGGAAATGAAAATACGGAGAAGATAA